In Fortiea contorta PCC 7126, one genomic interval encodes:
- a CDS encoding Uma2 family endonuclease, whose product MSSPVLEKPSTSETSYVLLYNVNWEQLEQLDVALAGTSAQLTYLDGILEIMSPLSDDHEDHKKTLAMLLEVYMRAKNIRFYGRGSATIGNKEDKTRCEPDESYNLGTKKSIPDLILEITVTSGGINKLEIYRRLRVPEVWFWEDGLLSVYYLQGDSYIKVSKSTLLPDLNLDILAKYALMADQYDAVTEYSQIIAKE is encoded by the coding sequence ATGTCTTCTCCTGTCCTGGAAAAACCTTCGACCTCTGAGACTTCCTACGTTCTTCTATACAATGTCAATTGGGAACAGTTAGAACAGCTTGATGTCGCCCTTGCAGGAACAAGCGCACAACTAACTTATTTAGATGGGATTCTCGAAATTATGTCCCCACTTTCTGACGACCATGAGGATCATAAAAAAACTCTGGCGATGTTGCTGGAAGTCTATATGCGAGCAAAGAATATCCGCTTTTATGGTCGGGGAAGTGCAACTATAGGTAACAAGGAAGACAAAACGCGATGCGAACCCGATGAGTCTTATAATTTAGGCACAAAAAAATCTATTCCTGATTTAATTTTGGAAATAACTGTCACGAGTGGCGGAATTAATAAGCTAGAAATTTATCGGCGGTTGCGAGTACCTGAAGTTTGGTTTTGGGAAGATGGTTTATTATCAGTTTATTATTTGCAAGGTGATAGCTATATAAAAGTCTCTAAAAGTACTTTATTGCCTGATTTAAATTTGGATATATTAGCAAAATATGCGCTAATGGCTGACCAATATGATGCTGTGACTGAATATAGTCAGATAATCGCTAAGGAATAG
- a CDS encoding type II toxin-antitoxin system Phd/YefM family antitoxin codes for MQHITIDAASQHLHELIAAAINGEEIIITKDEQPLVKLTPVIPEKKRSPLFGSAKDLITISDDFDEPLEEFQDYM; via the coding sequence ATGCAACACATTACGATTGACGCAGCATCACAACATTTACACGAATTAATCGCAGCCGCAATTAATGGCGAAGAAATTATTATTACCAAAGATGAGCAGCCTTTGGTTAAACTGACTCCAGTGATTCCAGAAAAAAAACGCTCTCCTTTATTTGGTAGTGCAAAAGATTTGATTACAATCTCAGATGACTTTGATGAGCCATTAGAAGAATTCCAGGATTATATGTAA
- a CDS encoding type II toxin-antitoxin system VapC family toxin, with product MQVLLDTHTLIWFFQGHKSFSDKMRILVEDENNEKLISIVSVWEMSIKQSIGKLSFSLPIKTFIQQQIALNDFNLLNINLDYIDVITTLPLQHRDPFDRILIAQAMVENIPIISADTAFDAYSITRLW from the coding sequence ATGCAGGTGCTGTTAGATACTCATACTTTGATTTGGTTTTTCCAAGGACATAAAAGTTTTAGTGACAAGATGAGGATATTAGTAGAAGACGAAAATAACGAAAAGCTCATCAGCATTGTTAGCGTGTGGGAAATGTCAATCAAACAAAGCATTGGTAAGCTAAGTTTTAGTTTGCCAATTAAGACTTTTATTCAGCAACAAATAGCATTAAACGATTTTAATTTACTCAATATCAATCTCGATTATATTGATGTAATTACTACCCTACCCTTACAACATCGTGACCCCTTTGATAGAATTTTAATTGCCCAAGCAATGGTAGAGAATATTCCAATTATTAGTGCAGATACAGCATTTGATGCTTATTCAATTACAAGACTTTGGTGA
- a CDS encoding type II toxin-antitoxin system RelE/ParE family toxin, protein MEAQPREIKNYITEQGKEPFANWLDSLRDNRAIDKIEKRLTRVQSGNLGDYKSVGEGVFELRIQYGPGYRVYFGQDGNLIILLLCGGIKNTQDEDIGKAKEYWRDYERSQNPKK, encoded by the coding sequence ATGGAAGCGCAGCCACGGGAAATTAAAAACTATATAACAGAACAAGGAAAAGAACCTTTTGCTAACTGGCTTGATTCTTTGAGAGATAATAGGGCAATAGATAAAATAGAGAAAAGACTTACAAGAGTACAGTCCGGGAATTTAGGAGATTATAAATCAGTTGGTGAGGGTGTTTTTGAGCTAAGAATTCAATACGGGCCAGGTTATCGCGTATATTTTGGACAAGATGGAAACTTAATTATACTTCTTTTGTGTGGTGGTATAAAAAACACTCAAGACGAAGATATTGGGAAAGCAAAGGAATATTGGAGAGATTATGAGCGAAGTCAAAACCCAAAGAAGTAG
- a CDS encoding DUF2887 domain-containing protein — protein sequence MKTDSIFYRLFQEFTSIFFELIGNPPETANTYQFASVEIKQTALNESPGDRSYVWNQ from the coding sequence GTGAAAACCGACAGCATATTTTATCGCTTATTTCAAGAATTTACCAGCATCTTCTTTGAATTAATTGGCAACCCACCAGAAACCGCCAATACCTATCAATTTGCTTCCGTGGAAATTAAGCAAACAGCTTTAAATGAGTCGCCAGGAGATAGAAGTTATGTTTGGAATCAGTGA
- a CDS encoding NAD(P)-dependent alcohol dehydrogenase codes for MKAVVIRRYGTVEVLQYETVDRPTIKPDQILVKIYASSVNPIDWKTRKGMLQFLSGNRFPMILGFDLAGEVVEVGAKVTQFQPGDSIYGSTSFPGGAYAEFAAIPEKLAAPKPTNLNYEQAAVVPLAALTALQALRDQGNIQSGQTVLVNGAAGGVGIFAVQIAKALGAVVTGVSSTKNLDFVKSLGADRVIDYTQQDFTQEATRYDIIFDVVAKRSPSEVRRVLQPNGIYITTLPSPESLIQSVLTALFPGQKVKFILEKPNTQDLVYLKELIEAGKIHPVIDRTFPLAELAAAHAYSESERAAGKIAIAVASEQ; via the coding sequence ATGAAAGCAGTGGTTATCCGTCGATATGGAACCGTGGAAGTATTGCAATATGAAACTGTTGATCGACCAACAATTAAGCCCGATCAAATACTAGTTAAAATTTATGCAAGTAGTGTCAATCCGATTGATTGGAAAACCCGCAAGGGGATGTTGCAATTTTTGAGTGGTAATCGCTTCCCGATGATTTTGGGTTTTGATTTAGCCGGGGAAGTGGTGGAAGTTGGCGCTAAGGTGACGCAGTTCCAACCAGGAGACTCGATTTATGGTAGTACTAGCTTTCCTGGGGGGGCTTATGCGGAATTTGCGGCGATTCCAGAAAAATTGGCGGCGCCCAAACCCACAAACTTGAACTATGAACAAGCGGCTGTGGTCCCGTTGGCGGCGCTGACGGCTCTGCAAGCGCTGCGTGACCAAGGTAATATCCAATCAGGACAAACTGTTTTAGTCAATGGCGCTGCTGGTGGTGTGGGAATTTTTGCAGTGCAAATTGCTAAGGCTTTGGGCGCGGTGGTGACAGGAGTCAGCAGCACAAAAAATCTTGATTTTGTCAAGTCTTTGGGCGCTGATCGGGTGATTGACTATACGCAGCAAGATTTCACCCAAGAGGCAACACGATATGACATAATTTTTGATGTGGTGGCAAAGCGATCGCCCTCGGAAGTAAGAAGAGTTTTGCAGCCAAATGGAATTTATATTACTACCTTACCCAGCCCGGAAAGCTTGATCCAAAGTGTGTTAACAGCTTTGTTTCCTGGTCAAAAAGTGAAATTTATTTTAGAGAAGCCGAATACTCAAGACTTAGTTTATCTTAAAGAGTTAATTGAGGCTGGCAAAATTCACCCTGTGATTGATCGCACATTTCCTTTAGCAGAGCTAGCAGCGGCTCATGCTTATAGTGAAAGTGAGCGGGCTGCGGGTAAAATCGCTATTGCTGTAGCTAGTGAACAATAG
- the nifB gene encoding nitrogenase cofactor biosynthesis protein NifB, translated as MTLPATGLLTSDHQEPITIPAKSGGCGCDSSATVEMDAKLKERIDKHPCYSEDAHHHYARMHVAVAPACNIQCNYCNRKFDCANESRPGVVSELLTPEEAAHKVLVIAGKIPQMTVLGIAGPGDPLANPEKTFRTFELIADQAPDIKLCLSTNGLMLTEHIDRIKQLNIDHVTITFNTIDPEIGAQIYSWVHYKRKRYRGIEGAKILLEKQIEGLQALKEADILCKVNSVMIPGINDQHLVEVNKFIREQGAFLHNIMPLISAPEHGTHFGLTGQRGPTNKELKTVQDSCAGNMKMMRHCRQCRADAVGLLGEDRSQEFTKDKFLEMSPEYNLEQRATVHEGIEKFKAELKAAKEKAVETLDVTPLPNSPKVLVAVATKGSGLVNQHFGHAKEFQIYEVEGKEVRFVSHRKIDHYCQGGFGESATLEYIIKAIADCKAVLVSKIGNCPKEELHKAGIQTVEAYDVIEKVALEFYEQYLKELGNRD; from the coding sequence ATGACACTACCGGCTACAGGACTCCTTACCTCCGACCATCAGGAACCAATAACTATCCCAGCAAAATCAGGTGGTTGCGGATGCGACAGCAGCGCCACCGTAGAAATGGACGCCAAGCTCAAAGAACGGATTGACAAGCACCCATGCTACAGCGAAGACGCACACCATCATTACGCGAGAATGCACGTTGCAGTTGCTCCAGCTTGCAACATTCAATGCAACTATTGCAACCGTAAATTTGACTGTGCGAACGAAAGCCGTCCTGGAGTAGTCAGCGAATTGCTAACACCAGAAGAAGCAGCCCACAAAGTTTTGGTAATTGCAGGTAAAATTCCCCAAATGACAGTTTTGGGAATAGCGGGGCCTGGTGATCCGTTGGCGAATCCCGAAAAGACATTCCGCACCTTTGAGTTGATTGCAGATCAAGCGCCCGATATCAAACTTTGCCTATCAACCAACGGTTTAATGCTGACCGAACATATCGATCGCATTAAACAACTAAATATAGACCATGTAACTATCACTTTTAACACCATAGATCCAGAAATTGGCGCGCAGATTTATTCTTGGGTTCACTACAAGCGCAAACGCTACAGAGGGATTGAAGGTGCAAAGATTCTGCTAGAAAAGCAGATAGAAGGACTACAAGCCCTCAAAGAAGCTGATATCTTGTGCAAAGTCAACTCAGTGATGATTCCCGGAATTAATGACCAGCATTTAGTGGAAGTCAATAAATTCATTCGGGAGCAAGGCGCCTTTCTGCACAATATCATGCCGTTGATCTCTGCACCAGAACACGGCACACACTTCGGCTTAACCGGTCAGCGCGGCCCCACAAACAAAGAACTCAAAACAGTTCAGGATAGTTGCGCCGGCAATATGAAAATGATGCGTCACTGCCGTCAATGCCGAGCCGATGCGGTAGGATTATTAGGGGAAGACCGCAGCCAAGAATTTACCAAAGATAAATTTTTGGAAATGTCCCCCGAATATAACCTAGAACAACGAGCCACTGTTCACGAAGGTATTGAGAAATTTAAAGCAGAACTGAAAGCAGCCAAAGAAAAGGCTGTAGAGACGTTAGACGTAACGCCTTTACCCAACAGTCCAAAAGTTCTAGTTGCAGTAGCAACCAAAGGTAGCGGACTAGTCAATCAACACTTCGGTCATGCGAAAGAATTCCAGATTTATGAAGTGGAAGGCAAAGAAGTTCGCTTCGTCAGCCATCGCAAGATTGACCACTACTGCCAAGGTGGATTTGGAGAATCAGCCACTTTAGAATATATTATTAAAGCGATCGCAGATTGCAAAGCGGTTTTAGTCTCCAAAATTGGGAACTGTCCCAAAGAAGAATTGCACAAAGCTGGTATACAGACTGTTGAAGCATACGACGTGATTGAGAAGGTTGCTTTAGAGTTTTACGAGCAATATCTCAAGGAGCTAGGGAATAGAGATTAG
- a CDS encoding 4Fe-4S binding protein → MAYKITSRCISCDLCLSVCPTGAIKIVDGNRWIDPNLCTNCVGSAYTVAQCKAGCPTCDGCVQQSSDYWEGWFANYNRSLAKLTNKENYWERWFDSYSQKFSQQLEKRMKSEV, encoded by the coding sequence ATGGCTTACAAAATTACTAGCCGATGTATTTCCTGCGATCTGTGTCTGTCTGTATGTCCCACTGGTGCAATTAAAATAGTTGATGGTAATCGATGGATTGATCCCAATCTTTGCACAAACTGCGTCGGTAGTGCTTATACAGTAGCTCAATGCAAAGCCGGTTGTCCCACCTGTGATGGTTGCGTTCAGCAGTCCAGTGATTATTGGGAAGGGTGGTTTGCTAATTACAACCGTTCCTTAGCAAAATTAACTAATAAAGAAAACTATTGGGAGCGTTGGTTTGACTCTTATTCCCAAAAATTTTCTCAACAGTTGGAAAAACGGATGAAGTCTGAAGTATGA
- the nifS gene encoding cysteine desulfurase NifS → MQNNCIYLDNNATTKVDPEVAEVMLPYLTEYYGNPSSMHTFGGQLAKAVKLARMQVAALLGADESEIVFTSCGTEGDNAAIRAALLAQPEKRHIITTQVEHPAVLNVCKQLETQGYSVTYLSVNSQGQLDLDELEAALTGNTALVTIMYANNETGVVFPIEQIGLRVKERGALFHVDAVQAAGKIPLNMKTSTVDMLTISGHKIHAPKGIGVLYVRRGVRFRPLLIGGHQERGRRGGTENVPGIIALGKAAELEMLHLEEATKREARLRDRLEKALLTTIPDCEVNGNPTQRLPNTTNIGFKYIEGEAILLSLNKYGICASSGSACTSGSLEPSHVLRAMGLPYTTLHGSIRFSLCRYTTDAEIDQVIAVMPEIVARLRALSPFKNDQAGWLQQAQTLAHH, encoded by the coding sequence ATGCAAAATAACTGCATCTATCTCGATAATAATGCCACCACTAAAGTAGACCCAGAAGTTGCAGAGGTGATGCTACCTTACTTGACGGAATATTACGGTAATCCTTCGAGTATGCACACCTTTGGTGGACAACTTGCTAAAGCTGTTAAGTTAGCGAGAATGCAAGTTGCGGCTTTATTGGGTGCTGATGAGTCAGAAATTGTCTTTACTAGTTGTGGAACTGAGGGAGATAACGCCGCTATCCGCGCTGCATTATTGGCGCAACCAGAAAAGCGACATATTATCACCACGCAAGTTGAACACCCAGCCGTTTTGAATGTCTGCAAACAATTAGAAACCCAAGGATATAGTGTTACTTATCTTTCGGTAAACAGTCAAGGACAGTTGGATCTAGATGAACTAGAAGCGGCCTTGACAGGTAACACCGCCTTGGTGACAATTATGTATGCTAACAACGAAACCGGCGTGGTGTTTCCAATTGAGCAAATTGGGTTGCGAGTCAAAGAGCGTGGCGCTTTGTTTCATGTTGATGCAGTGCAAGCGGCGGGAAAGATTCCCCTGAATATGAAGACTAGCACTGTGGATATGTTGACAATATCTGGTCATAAAATCCATGCACCAAAAGGAATTGGTGTTTTATATGTGCGGCGGGGAGTGAGATTCCGTCCCTTGTTAATTGGTGGACACCAAGAAAGAGGGCGCCGGGGGGGGACTGAGAATGTTCCGGGAATTATTGCCTTGGGGAAAGCTGCCGAACTAGAGATGTTACACTTAGAAGAGGCGACCAAGAGAGAAGCAAGATTGCGCGATCGCCTAGAAAAAGCTTTACTCACCACAATTCCCGACTGTGAAGTTAATGGTAATCCTACGCAGAGATTGCCCAACACCACCAACATCGGCTTCAAGTATATTGAAGGTGAAGCTATCTTACTTTCTCTCAACAAATACGGTATCTGTGCCTCATCTGGTTCGGCTTGTACTTCCGGTTCTCTGGAACCTTCTCACGTTTTGCGAGCGATGGGTTTACCATACACCACCTTGCACGGTTCCATCCGCTTTAGCCTTTGTCGCTACACCACAGACGCCGAAATCGACCAAGTGATTGCAGTTATGCCAGAAATTGTCGCACGTCTGCGTGCGCTCTCACCCTTCAAAAATGATCAGGCGGGCTGGCTACAACAGGCGCAGACATTGGCGCATCATTAG
- the nifU gene encoding Fe-S cluster assembly protein NifU, which produces MWDYTDKVLELFYNPLNQGEIAENGESGVKVATGEVGSIACGDALRLHLKVEVASDKILDARFQTFGCTSAIASSSALTEMIKGLTLDQALKVSNKDIADYLGGLPEAKMHCSVMGQEALEAAIYNYRGIPLAAHDDDDEGALVCSCFGISETKIRRVILENNLTDAEQVTNYVKAGGGCGSCLANIDDIIKSVKQTATPALNNYGVKVATDIATAKQQTQRPLTNVQKIALIQKVLDEEVRPVLIADGGDVELYDVDGDHVKVLLQGACGSCSSSTATLKIAIEARLRDRISKDLVVEAVEPLF; this is translated from the coding sequence ATGTGGGACTACACAGATAAAGTATTAGAACTGTTTTACAATCCTTTGAATCAGGGAGAAATTGCAGAGAACGGCGAATCGGGAGTGAAGGTCGCTACTGGTGAAGTCGGGAGTATTGCTTGCGGTGATGCTTTGAGACTACACCTGAAAGTGGAGGTAGCATCTGATAAGATTTTAGATGCACGCTTTCAGACCTTTGGTTGCACTAGTGCGATCGCATCTTCAAGCGCCTTGACTGAGATGATCAAGGGTTTAACTTTAGATCAAGCCTTGAAAGTCTCTAACAAAGACATTGCAGACTACCTGGGCGGCTTACCCGAAGCCAAAATGCACTGTTCAGTTATGGGACAAGAAGCCCTAGAAGCTGCCATTTACAATTATCGTGGCATTCCCCTCGCCGCCCACGATGACGATGATGAAGGCGCGCTGGTTTGCAGTTGCTTCGGAATTAGCGAAACCAAAATTCGCCGCGTGATTCTGGAAAATAATCTCACTGACGCCGAACAGGTAACAAATTATGTAAAAGCTGGTGGCGGATGCGGTTCTTGTTTAGCCAACATTGATGATATTATAAAAAGTGTAAAGCAAACCGCCACACCCGCTCTTAATAATTATGGCGTGAAGGTTGCTACAGACATCGCCACTGCCAAGCAGCAAACTCAAAGACCACTAACCAACGTGCAAAAGATTGCACTCATCCAAAAAGTCTTGGATGAAGAAGTCAGACCAGTATTGATAGCTGACGGTGGAGATGTGGAACTCTACGATGTAGACGGTGATCACGTAAAAGTTTTACTCCAGGGTGCCTGCGGTTCATGTTCGAGTAGCACAGCTACTCTCAAAATAGCGATCGAAGCGAGATTGCGCGATCGCATCAGCAAGGATCTCGTAGTCGAAGCAGTTGAGCCTTTGTTTTAG
- a CDS encoding group I truncated hemoglobin — MSLYDKIGGKPALEKVVTELHKRILADGSLKPFFASTDMAKQHNLQVAFFSQILEGPKEYGGRAMEKTHTGMNLQQPHFDAILKHLGESMTAAGVSADDTKAALANVSALKGAILGK; from the coding sequence ATGAGCTTGTACGACAAAATCGGCGGTAAACCTGCACTCGAAAAAGTAGTCACTGAACTCCACAAACGCATCTTAGCAGATGGCAGCCTCAAACCCTTTTTCGCTAGCACAGACATGGCAAAGCAACATAACCTTCAAGTTGCTTTCTTCTCTCAAATTTTAGAAGGCCCTAAAGAATACGGTGGTCGCGCCATGGAAAAAACCCACACAGGGATGAATCTACAACAACCACACTTCGATGCTATTTTAAAGCATCTGGGCGAGTCCATGACTGCGGCTGGAGTATCAGCAGACGACACCAAAGCTGCATTAGCTAACGTCTCAGCTTTAAAAGGCGCTATCTTAGGCAAATAA
- the nifH gene encoding nitrogenase iron protein — protein MAVDEKIRQIAFYGKGGIGKSTTSQNTLAAMAEMGQRILIVGCDPKADSTRLMLHSKAQTTVLHLAAERGAVEDLELEEVMLTGFRGVRCVESGGPEPGVGCAGRGIITAINFLEENGAYQDVDFVSYDVLGDVVCGGFAMPIREGKAQEIYIVTSGEMMAMYAANNIARGILKYAHTGGVRLGGLICNSRKVDREIELIETLAERLNTQMIHFVPRDNIVQHAELRRMTVNEYAPDSNQGLEYRALAKKIINNDKLTIPTPIEMDELESLLIEFGILESDDEAEKLLAADAAAKAGAK, from the coding sequence ATGGCTGTTGACGAAAAAATTAGACAGATAGCTTTCTACGGTAAAGGCGGTATCGGTAAATCTACCACCTCTCAAAACACCCTAGCAGCTATGGCCGAAATGGGTCAGCGCATTTTGATCGTCGGTTGCGACCCCAAAGCTGACTCCACCCGCTTGATGCTCCACTCTAAAGCTCAAACCACTGTGTTACACTTGGCTGCAGAACGCGGTGCAGTAGAAGATTTGGAACTCGAAGAAGTAATGCTCACCGGCTTCCGTGGTGTGCGTTGCGTAGAATCTGGTGGTCCAGAACCCGGCGTAGGTTGCGCTGGTCGTGGTATCATCACCGCCATCAACTTCTTAGAAGAAAACGGTGCATACCAAGACGTTGATTTCGTATCTTACGACGTATTGGGTGACGTTGTTTGCGGTGGTTTCGCTATGCCTATCCGTGAAGGTAAAGCCCAAGAAATCTACATCGTGACATCAGGTGAAATGATGGCGATGTATGCTGCTAACAACATCGCTCGTGGTATTTTGAAATATGCTCACACTGGTGGTGTGCGCTTGGGTGGTTTGATTTGTAACAGCCGTAAAGTTGACCGCGAAATCGAATTGATTGAAACCTTGGCTGAACGTTTGAACACCCAAATGATTCACTTCGTACCCCGTGACAACATCGTTCAACACGCAGAATTGCGCCGGATGACTGTTAACGAGTACGCACCAGACAGCAACCAAGGTCTAGAATACCGCGCTTTAGCTAAGAAAATCATCAACAACGACAAGCTCACCATCCCCACCCCCATCGAGATGGACGAACTAGAATCATTGTTGATCGAGTTCGGTATTCTCGAAAGCGACGACGAAGCAGAAAAATTGTTAGCTGCTGACGCTGCTGCTAAAGCTGGTGCTAAATAA
- a CDS encoding site-specific integrase, protein MKSKAQDVFEDFTPPASTDGSYLGTQKQMKATRQHLERKFEKGLADTKARLKAAKVKVGLVVARETIQLQASLPIKPGDRDTKGTGFKQYKISLNIPASLDGLKTAEEEANELGKLLARKQFEWTDKYLGKIAKVGNKHQILGDVLEEFEIEYFKTRKLTEKSKHTFSYYKDYLRRLIGLDTLLTQSEVDKKLAELTGDSAKYSAVKSLKVLKSTLNLTSFTLEQFKATQPKSQARDIPSDEDIIKYYESFHRYSLTRSLTIKKSCLDSWKMWEWVYGMLATYGLRPRELFVNPEIDWWLSPENKDNTWKVHPDTKTGYREALPLHPEWVHLFDLKKLEPLELLKAQTDDRTSFTDINTIRVNCSSWFRRVNIPFTPYDLRHAWAIRAHIMGIPIKAAADNLGHSVEIHTEIYQKWFSLENRKKVIKQAVDKKDDMDALKEENARLRAEVEYLRQALARHQISQVLST, encoded by the coding sequence ATGAAAAGCAAGGCACAGGACGTTTTCGAGGATTTCACTCCGCCAGCATCTACCGATGGCAGCTATCTAGGAACGCAGAAACAAATGAAGGCTACTCGGCAGCATCTGGAACGCAAATTTGAGAAAGGTTTGGCAGACACCAAGGCTCGGCTCAAAGCCGCTAAGGTGAAAGTGGGTTTGGTCGTGGCACGAGAAACTATTCAATTGCAAGCATCCCTACCAATCAAGCCAGGCGATCGCGACACGAAAGGAACTGGTTTTAAGCAGTACAAGATTTCGCTAAATATCCCTGCAAGCTTGGACGGGTTGAAAACAGCAGAGGAAGAGGCAAACGAGCTAGGTAAGCTACTCGCTCGTAAACAGTTTGAATGGACTGATAAATATCTGGGTAAAATTGCTAAGGTTGGCAACAAACATCAAATTCTTGGTGATGTTTTAGAAGAGTTTGAAATTGAGTATTTCAAAACACGCAAATTAACAGAAAAAAGTAAACACACCTTTTCTTATTACAAGGACTATTTACGGCGATTGATTGGGCTAGATACTTTATTGACTCAATCGGAGGTTGATAAGAAACTTGCAGAGTTGACGGGAGATTCTGCTAAATACAGCGCAGTTAAATCGTTAAAGGTTTTAAAATCTACTCTTAATTTAACTAGTTTTACTCTTGAACAATTTAAAGCTACACAACCCAAAAGTCAGGCTAGGGACATTCCCAGTGATGAGGATATCATCAAATATTATGAATCTTTTCATCGGTACTCTTTGACTAGAAGCTTAACAATTAAAAAGAGTTGTTTAGACAGTTGGAAGATGTGGGAGTGGGTATATGGAATGCTTGCTACTTATGGACTACGCCCAAGAGAACTGTTTGTAAATCCTGAAATTGATTGGTGGTTGAGTCCTGAAAATAAAGATAATACATGGAAGGTTCACCCAGACACTAAGACTGGTTACAGGGAAGCTTTACCACTGCATCCTGAATGGGTTCACTTGTTTGATTTAAAAAAATTAGAGCCTTTGGAACTGTTAAAAGCTCAAACCGATGACAGAACTAGTTTTACAGATATCAACACTATTCGGGTTAATTGCTCATCATGGTTTAGGCGGGTAAATATTCCGTTTACCCCCTATGACTTGCGCCACGCTTGGGCAATTCGAGCGCATATTATGGGCATTCCAATTAAAGCTGCTGCTGACAATTTGGGGCATTCTGTAGAGATTCACACTGAGATTTATCAAAAGTGGTTTAGCTTGGAGAACCGGAAGAAAGTAATTAAGCAGGCAGTGGATAAAAAAGATGATATGGATGCGTTGAAGGAAGAGAATGCACGGCTAAGGGCTGAGGTGGAATATCTCAGGCAAGCTCTGGCACGGCATCAAATCAGTCAGGTGCTGTCTACTTAA
- a CDS encoding GIY-YIG nuclease family protein: MSVSLTFRCPDDLTALIASQVEVTGQDKTSVVVGMLRSNLPSLPLIDKNKLPDIPAIYFIWSSNKLLYIGKTSNLKKRFYQHHRAVNFLEAGGDTRIAWFSIQDDELPSLEQDLIELLEPDLNYTLTGQPNNIISFRLTDAELQSLQGFHISEDKSLSQTAARLLRGMLAGIVEPSTPLDIQEFKQEVEARFNELRSHFDAQLEELRGKSKAR, from the coding sequence ATGTCTGTATCGTTAACTTTTCGCTGTCCAGATGACTTGACAGCGCTCATTGCTTCTCAGGTTGAGGTGACTGGACAAGACAAGACATCTGTGGTTGTGGGGATGTTACGCTCTAACCTGCCGTCATTGCCCCTTATTGACAAGAATAAATTGCCTGACATCCCGGCTATTTATTTTATTTGGTCGTCTAACAAGCTGTTATACATCGGTAAGACAAGCAACCTTAAAAAACGTTTCTACCAACATCACCGAGCCGTTAACTTTTTAGAAGCTGGTGGCGATACAAGGATTGCTTGGTTTTCCATCCAAGACGATGAGCTTCCGTCTTTGGAGCAGGACTTAATAGAACTTTTGGAACCAGATTTAAACTATACCCTTACAGGACAGCCAAACAATATAATTTCATTTCGCCTTACTGACGCTGAATTGCAATCACTGCAAGGGTTTCACATTTCCGAGGATAAATCCCTTAGTCAGACAGCTGCAAGATTGCTGAGGGGAATGTTAGCAGGGATTGTAGAGCCGTCTACACCTCTAGACATCCAAGAATTCAAGCAAGAGGTAGAAGCAAGGTTTAATGAACTGCGATCGCACTTTGATGCACAACTAGAGGAACTGCGGGGAAAATCGAAAGCCCGGTAG